The Lysobacter gummosus genome includes a region encoding these proteins:
- a CDS encoding DUF3024 domain-containing protein — protein sequence MLNDIERKRAENVIARLLKPRHSPHVKSGGDVLYRVVDQAIEVYSARPAYDDPDEIIEIPIAKFRYVRTRRVWLLFWLRASGKWQGYGPLLEAEDLPELVEEVWRDPYCCFWG from the coding sequence ATGCTCAACGACATTGAACGCAAACGTGCTGAGAACGTCATCGCGAGGCTTCTAAAGCCTCGCCACAGCCCTCACGTGAAATCGGGCGGGGATGTCCTTTACCGCGTGGTGGACCAAGCCATCGAGGTTTATTCCGCGAGACCGGCTTATGACGATCCCGACGAGATCATCGAGATCCCGATCGCCAAGTTCCGGTACGTTCGGACGCGTCGAGTCTGGCTGCTGTTCTGGCTTCGGGCCAGCGGCAAGTGGCAGGGCTACGGCCCTCTATTGGAAGCCGAGGACTTGCCGGAACTGGTGGAGGAGGTCTGGCGGGACCCCTATTGTTGCTTCTGGGGCTAG
- a CDS encoding DUF4279 domain-containing protein, giving the protein MINSERYRMSLRITHPSIVSEHVSKELGLVPKFSYTSGDQKLTPKGGELPGIRKDSFWTYELAATDEPFEHAVEKFTSALKEKKSFLEKITETGGRVEYFVGWFTTGNSGFSLEPHLLSQLAAIGVNLTINVYVEDT; this is encoded by the coding sequence ATGATCAACTCTGAGCGATACAGGATGTCACTTCGAATTACACACCCGAGCATTGTCAGTGAACATGTAAGTAAGGAACTCGGGCTCGTTCCAAAATTTTCTTACACGTCTGGCGATCAGAAACTGACACCAAAAGGCGGAGAATTACCCGGCATAAGGAAAGACTCGTTCTGGACCTACGAACTTGCAGCAACGGATGAACCATTCGAGCACGCGGTGGAAAAGTTCACTTCGGCACTGAAGGAGAAAAAGTCATTCTTGGAGAAAATCACCGAAACAGGGGGGCGTGTAGAGTACTTTGTTGGTTGGTTTACGACAGGAAATTCTGGGTTTTCATTGGAGCCTCATCTGCTAAGTCAGCTCGCAGCCATAGGAGTCAACTTGACGATCAATGTCTACGTTGAAGATACTTAG
- a CDS encoding macro domain-containing protein, which yields MPLSLEIGDIFSTPDVIAFAHGCNCAGAMGKGIAVSFRRHWPAMYQEYRRRCAVGEFKLGDVFLWEQENISIFNLGTQQSWRTKAEYWAVKKSLSEMVRLAEDRKVREIVLPRIGAGLGDLEWQDIQATLQSLGDMTSVLLRVCDIFVSGQPLTKLR from the coding sequence ATGCCATTAAGCCTCGAGATCGGCGATATATTTTCAACACCGGACGTTATTGCTTTTGCACATGGCTGCAACTGTGCGGGCGCCATGGGAAAAGGAATAGCCGTTTCCTTTCGAAGACACTGGCCGGCCATGTATCAGGAATATCGCCGCAGATGTGCCGTCGGAGAATTTAAACTGGGCGATGTTTTTCTCTGGGAGCAAGAAAACATCTCGATATTCAATTTGGGGACACAACAAAGCTGGAGGACTAAGGCGGAATATTGGGCCGTCAAAAAATCATTATCCGAAATGGTACGTTTAGCCGAGGATCGCAAGGTACGTGAGATCGTGTTGCCACGGATCGGCGCCGGTCTCGGCGATCTTGAATGGCAAGACATCCAGGCCACCCTTCAATCCTTAGGCGATATGACTAGCGTCTTGCTTCGGGTATGCGACATTTTCGTCAGTGGCCAGCCTCTCACTAAACTTCGCTAG